A window of Natrinema versiforme contains these coding sequences:
- a CDS encoding DUF5518 domain-containing protein yields the protein MTNWRAVFVGFVVATVLGIVGLALPGIGQLAAGLIGGFVAGYMAGGGLGSGFWHGLLAGALGGIIGGLLIAVAVGIAGLALGPAGGAVSGAAGLGIFALAATISLVMALESAVAGAVGAAMSA from the coding sequence ATGACAAACTGGCGTGCCGTCTTCGTCGGCTTCGTCGTCGCGACCGTCTTGGGAATCGTCGGGCTCGCTCTCCCGGGAATCGGGCAGCTCGCTGCGGGGCTCATCGGCGGCTTCGTCGCGGGCTACATGGCCGGCGGCGGACTCGGCAGCGGCTTCTGGCACGGGCTGCTCGCCGGCGCGCTCGGCGGCATCATCGGTGGGCTGCTCATCGCCGTCGCCGTCGGCATCGCCGGGCTCGCGCTCGGCCCTGCCGGCGGCGCGGTTTCCGGTGCGGCCGGGCTCGGCATCTTCGCCCTCGCCGCGACCATCTCGCTGGTCATGGCTCTCGAGAGCGCGGTCGCCGGCGCGGTCGGCGCGGCGATGAGTGCCTGA
- a CDS encoding GTPase: MIFEDLPTTPTSEELIDKAFSRAARAGKAKGGLEAQQSMLQTAANIISDNLENVVTAWPDFEYDAHPFYYELADAIVDVDRLRQALSEVMWASRKAREIHEEYQPRLRKTDVDTARKHRKQAFARLADIVEQVDDHLLYINESRNDLRDLPEINPDEPTIVVAGYPNVGKSSFVNDVTNARGETASYPFTTKGIGVGHFERDHIRYQIVDTPGLLDRPPAERNEIESQAVSAVEHLADCMLVMIDPTGNCGYPTGSQLELRDSISAQFEDIPVLTIANKEDRFEDGDLTEDVAADYTMSVETGANVETVLDAAVEAIGYEPELPFDG, encoded by the coding sequence ATGATTTTCGAAGACCTTCCGACGACGCCCACGTCGGAAGAGCTGATCGACAAGGCGTTTTCGCGGGCGGCGCGGGCCGGCAAGGCCAAAGGCGGCCTCGAGGCCCAGCAGTCGATGCTCCAGACGGCGGCGAACATCATCTCCGACAACCTCGAGAACGTGGTGACGGCGTGGCCGGACTTCGAGTACGACGCCCACCCGTTCTACTACGAGCTGGCCGACGCGATCGTCGACGTCGACCGGCTCCGACAGGCGCTGTCCGAAGTGATGTGGGCCAGCCGCAAAGCCCGCGAGATCCACGAGGAGTACCAGCCGCGGCTGCGAAAGACCGACGTGGACACCGCGCGCAAGCACCGCAAGCAGGCCTTCGCCCGGCTGGCGGACATCGTCGAGCAGGTCGACGACCACCTGCTGTACATCAACGAGTCGCGAAACGATCTGCGGGACCTGCCCGAAATCAACCCCGACGAGCCGACGATCGTCGTCGCCGGCTACCCCAACGTCGGCAAGTCCTCGTTCGTCAACGACGTCACCAACGCCCGCGGCGAGACCGCCTCCTACCCCTTCACGACGAAGGGGATCGGCGTCGGCCACTTCGAGCGCGATCACATCCGCTACCAGATCGTCGACACCCCCGGGCTGCTCGACCGCCCGCCAGCCGAGCGCAACGAGATCGAATCCCAAGCCGTCAGCGCCGTCGAGCACCTCGCCGACTGCATGCTCGTCATGATCGATCCCACCGGCAACTGTGGCTACCCGACCGGCTCGCAACTCGAGCTCCGGGACTCGATCTCGGCGCAGTTCGAGGATATCCCCGTGCTCACGATCGCGAACAAGGAAGATCGCTTCGAGGACGGCGACCTCACGGAGGACGTCGCGGCCGACTACACCATGAGCGTCGAGACCGGCGCGAACGTCGAGACGGTCCTCGACGCCGCCGTCGAGGCGATCGGCTACGAACCTGAGCTCCCGTTCGACGGCTAA
- a CDS encoding TIGR00341 family protein, translating to MRLVQLTVPTGKRETILDTLDERGIDYVVTDETSSRKYTAVVYFPLPDSAVEPVLDEIQSAGIDEDAYTVVVDAETVVSRRFQSLREEYEDGDVESDRISRHELRAEADDLTPSFPVYAVMTIISAVVATAGLLLDSPAVVVGSMVIAPLIGPALGASVGTVIDDEELFVESVTYQILGVVLAIAAAAIFALVVRMTNIVPPDLVLANVGEISERLAPDLLSLAIALGAGIAGVVSIATGTSVALVGVMIAAALIPPAGVAGITLAWGQPTAAIGATVLVLVNLLSVNLAGLLTLWYAGYRPENLFSLGETEQRVRHRIVGLVVIVLVFAVFLGGITFASYETGNFEQDARDEVEQVLAQDQYERYQLLEFQVVLDNDYPFRNPDRVIVTIGGPPGESAPELADTLHERVNRHADGSVNVEVRYVEVLERGDQ from the coding sequence GTGCGGCTCGTACAGCTGACGGTACCGACGGGCAAGCGGGAGACGATTCTCGACACCCTCGACGAGCGGGGGATCGACTACGTCGTGACCGACGAGACCAGCAGTCGGAAGTACACGGCGGTCGTCTACTTCCCGCTGCCGGATTCGGCCGTCGAGCCGGTGCTCGATGAGATCCAATCGGCGGGTATCGACGAGGACGCGTACACGGTCGTTGTCGACGCCGAGACGGTCGTCTCCCGCCGATTTCAGTCACTCCGCGAGGAGTACGAGGACGGCGATGTCGAGTCGGATCGTATTTCCCGCCACGAGCTGCGGGCCGAGGCCGACGATCTGACGCCGAGCTTTCCCGTCTACGCCGTGATGACGATCATCAGCGCGGTCGTCGCGACCGCCGGACTCCTGCTCGACTCGCCCGCGGTCGTCGTCGGGTCGATGGTGATCGCGCCGCTGATCGGCCCGGCGCTGGGGGCGAGCGTCGGGACGGTGATCGACGACGAGGAACTGTTCGTCGAGAGCGTCACCTACCAGATCCTCGGCGTCGTCCTCGCGATCGCGGCGGCGGCGATCTTCGCGCTGGTGGTACGGATGACGAACATCGTCCCGCCGGATCTCGTTCTCGCGAACGTCGGCGAGATCTCGGAGCGGCTCGCGCCGGACTTGCTCTCGCTCGCGATCGCTCTCGGCGCGGGGATCGCGGGGGTCGTCAGCATCGCGACGGGGACCTCCGTGGCGCTCGTCGGCGTCATGATCGCGGCGGCACTGATTCCGCCGGCCGGCGTGGCTGGCATCACCCTCGCGTGGGGGCAGCCGACGGCCGCGATCGGCGCGACGGTCCTCGTCCTCGTCAATCTGCTCTCGGTGAACCTCGCCGGCCTGTTGACGCTGTGGTACGCCGGCTACCGCCCGGAGAACCTGTTTTCGCTCGGCGAGACGGAACAGCGCGTTCGCCACCGGATCGTCGGACTCGTCGTCATCGTCCTCGTCTTCGCCGTGTTTCTCGGCGGGATCACCTTCGCCTCCTACGAGACGGGGAACTTCGAACAGGACGCCCGCGACGAAGTCGAGCAGGTCCTCGCACAGGACCAGTACGAGCGCTACCAGTTGCTCGAGTTCCAGGTCGTTCTCGACAACGACTACCCGTTCCGGAACCCCGATCGGGTGATCGTCACGATCGGCGGTCCGCCCGGCGAGTCGGCACCCGAACTGGCCGATACCCTCCACGAGCGGGTCAACCGCCACGCCGACGGCTCCGTCAACGTCGAGGTCAGATACGTCGAAGTCCTCGAGCGAGGGGACCAGTAG